The Nocardia sp. NBC_00508 nucleotide sequence AGTCGCGGGCGCTCGCTCTGTTCATTCAGCAACAAGGCGAAGCCGAGCCCGAACACGAACGAGAAGATCGGCAAGAACCGTCCTTCGAACGCCACCGTCAGCGCATGCCGGACCGGATTCACCATGCCGGTCTCGTCCGTCACCGCCATGCCCGTGATCTGCCAGATAGTCACCACCAGCATCCCGCACAGTGCAAATCCCCGAACCGCGTCCAGTTCGGGGATACGTAGCGGACCCGCGTCGTTGTGCATGGATCTCACGGTATCGAGCAGCCGCGCCTGCGCCCGGATCTCGCGCGGAGATGTCGCGTCAGGGACTGACGGCGAGGAACGCGAAGGCCGAGAACAGAGCCAAGTGGACGCCGCCTTGCAGGAGAGTCGCGCGTCCTGGCACCACCGTGAGCCCGCCGACCACGACGGTCAGGGCCAGGAGCACCATTTGGGTTGCGCCGAGACCGAGCACCAGCGGTCCGTCCAGCCAGATGCTCGCCACGGCGATCACAGGAATGGTCAAGCCGATGCTGGCCATCGCCGAACCCAGCGCGAGATTGAGGCCGATCTGTACCTGGTCGCGGCGAGCGGCGCGGACCGCCGCGAGCGTTTCCGGCAGCAGTACCAGCAGTGCGATCACCACACCGACTGCCGATTGCGGCAGACCTGCCGACTCGACCGCCGATTCCACAGCGGGTGAGACCACTTTTGCCAGCCCGACCACGCATATCAGGGCGACGAACAGCATCGCGAGGCTGATCACGGCGGCGCGCGCACTCGGCAGCTCGGCGTGCTCGTCCTCGATGACGACGCCGTCGGCCTCGACCGGCAGGAAGTCGCCCGGATGACGCACCGTCTGCACCATCACGAACAACCCATAGAGCGCGAGGGATGCCACGGCGGCGAAGGCCAGCTGCGCAGGGGAGAATTCCGGTCCGGGCTTACTCGTGGTGAAGGTCGGCAGCACGAGGCTGAGCGTGGCCAGGGTCGCGACGGTGGCCAGCGCCGCGCCGGTACCTTCCGCGTTGAACACCGCAACCCGCCTGCGCACCGCCCCGACCAACAGCGCAAGACCGAGGATGCCGTTGCAGGTGATCATGACCGCCGCGAAGACCGTGTCGCGGGCCAGCGTGGCAGTCTGATCGCCGCCCGAGCTCATCAGCGCGAGAATGAGCCCGACCTCGATCACAGTGACCGCTATCGCGAGCACCAGCGAACCGAACGGCTCACCGACCCGGCGCGCGACCACCTCCGCGTGGTGCACCGCCGCGAGCACCGCACCGATCAACGCGACCATCACCATCGTCACCGCGACACCGGGCAGGCTTCGGCCCCAAACAGCCGCGAGAGCGAGCAGAGCGAGGAGTGGTACGAGAACGGTCCAGCGGGCGATCAACACACGGATCATGCCCACCATCCTCCCAGCAAATTCTTCGCATCCCGATCAGGTGATCACTCTCCACCCCCACGCGACCAGGGGCCAGGCGTCGAGATCCATACGTACCGTGCGCAAGTCATTACCGGCCGGTGTCCCTGCACCACCTGTGCCTGATGCACCGCCGAACGTCGGGACCGTGATTCAGTCGTCCAGATCGATCCGGACTGTGAGCAAGTCGGTGCCGACCAATCGGACGGCCGCGCTGTTGGCGCGTGGCAGGGAGGCGAGGCGGGTACGCGCGTCGTCGTCGGGCAGCGGGTGCGCGGTGCCCGTATGCCAGCGTCCGTGCAGGCGTAGCCGGACGTGGTTGTTCGCCTTGATGTTCCGGATGTACTGGGATCGCTCGCCGAACTCGGAGACGAGCCAGAACTGGTTTCCGAACTTTCGTCCGCCGATCGGGGTGATTCGCGGCTGACCGCTGACTCGGCCGGTCGTTTCCAGGAGCGTCTGACTGGGCACAGTGCGAAGAATCGGATTGCCGACTCGGCGCTGCAGCGCCGTCACCACCCGATGCTGAATGTCGCGCATGTTCGGCATGCCGCGACGGTAACACCGGGTACTCGTCGGCAGGCGTCAGCGCATCCGCGTTTCGGTCACCGAGCAGGGCGCATACAACTCGAGACGCATTTTCCGCACGCGTAGGCACCGGGTCGCGAACACCCGGCAGCGGCATAGCGCAGTACTGACCGGCGGCCGCACCACCCGGGGTGGCCGGTCGCACTGTGCGTAATCGAACGAGTCGTCATGTCCACGAATCTCATTGCGTGATATATGCCACAACTCCTCGGCCTCTGCATGTCAGCCCAACGGACCGGCTCGGCCGCGGCCGAGCCGCGTTCCGCAGTGCCGCACCAGCTGTCGCGAGTTATCGGCGGTGGGCACATGGGGGCTGAACCGTGCCGTATCGCCGCCTTATCATTTCGCCGAACCGCGCGACAGCGGGCGGGGCAACACTGGACCAGCGGCAGCAACAGCGATTTCACGTGATCGCACCAGGGCGGAATCACCGGCCCCTTCGTCTGTTCGACCGTGGCGGGCGTTGCGGAGAGGCGCCGAGGCGATGTCGTTACCGAAGAACATCCGGCAAGGAATCGACCCGGTACCGATCGATGGGTGAGAATTTGGCGGTGCGGACCCAGTTCACTGCCGAGCTCATCGCGTTGACCAAAGACTTGACGCTGATGTGCACGCTCGCCCACGACGCCGTCGAGCGTGTCACCGACGCGCTCGTCGACGCCGACCTCACCGCCACCTACGAGGTCTTCGCGCTCGACGAGCAGCTGCAGAAGATGTACGGCGCGTGCGAGGCGCGCACCGTGGTGCTGTTGGCGTTGCAGGCGCCGGTCGCCCGCGACCTGCGACATGTGGTGACCGCGATCCAGATCGCCGGGGAACTATCCCGAATCGGATGGCTGGCCAGCCGGGTCGCCGACCAGGTGTACCAGCGCCACCCGGGACCAGTGGCGCGGCAACCGATGCTCGACATCCTCGCCGCGATGGGGAAGCTGGCGGCCGAGCGCACGGCACTGGCAGGCTGGGCGGTCGCAGGCCACCAACCACTGTCCGCGGAGACTCCTACCGACCCGTCGATGGAAACGCTGCACCAGCAATTGCATTCGGCATTGCGCGACCCCACATCTCAACCGTCCACCGATATGGCGATCGACAACGCACTGCTGGGGCACCACCTAGAGCGCTGTGTCGATCACACCGCACGCATCGATCGGCTGATCCGCTTCCTCGACACCGGCGTCCCCCCGACCGCTCAGCCCAACGACGACGAGTGAGCCTGCGCACCGGCCGGCGTCCCCCCGATCCGAGTACCTGGTAGAGCCGAAGTCCACCGAGCGGGGTGGGTGAGCGCGATTGGTTCCCGAGCTCGACCGTGCCTCCCGAACCCGGCGCCGGAATCGGTGTGCGCCAAAGCATTCCGATGAATTCGAGCCTGCGCTAGCGGGTCTGGATCGACTCCTTCTCCTCCTGCCCGGGTAGGGTGGAACCGTGCTGTTCGACCCCGCGGCGGGGGTGCTGATCTCGGACGGCGGCTTGGCCACCGAGTTGGAGGCGCGCGGGCACGACCTGTCCGACGCGCTGTGGTCGGCCCGGCTGCTGGTGGACGATCCCGGCGCTATCGAGGCCGTGCACGCGGCCTATTTCCAGGCGGGCGCCGATATCGCGACCACCGCGAGCTACCAGGCTTCGTTCGAGGGTTTCGCCGCACGCGGGCTCAGCCGAGCGGAGTCGACTCGGCTGCTACGCCGCAGCGTCGCATTGGCCCGCGCGGCACGTGCCGCCTGGACGGACGGGCGACGCCGATGGGTCGCGGCCTCCGTAGGCCCGTACGGCGCGGCCCTTGCCGACGGCTCGGAATACCGCGGGCGCTATGGACGCAGCGTGGCCGAACTGCGGGCCTGGCACCGGCCGCGAATGGAGGTGCTTGCGGACGCGGGCGCCGATCTGCTCGCGCTGGAAACCGTTCCCGACATCGACGAAGCCGAGGCAATGGTCGACCTGGTGACCGGCATCGGCGTACCCGCGTGGCTGAGCTACACCATCGAGGGGACCCGCACCCGGGCGGGGCAATCGCTCGCGGACGCCTTCGCTGTGGCCGCGGGGTCGGACGCGATCGTCGCGATCGGTGTGAACTGCTGCGCACCCGCCGATGTCGAGGCCGCGATCGGCCTCGCCGCGAGTACCGGCAAACCCGTGATCGCCTACCCGAACAGCGGCGAAGGGTGGGACCCCGCCCGCCACAGGTGGACCGGCCCCGCCCAGTTCGCCCCAGCTCTGGCACCCGCCTGGGTCGCACGAGGCGCCCGCGTCATCGGCGGATGCTGCCGCGTCGGCCCCGCCCACATCGCCCGCCTCGCATCAGAGCTCCGTGGAACCTCAACCGCGACCGATCTCGGGTCCGCCGGTCCGTCGCCCCGCTGAGCCTTCGGTCGAGAGCCCGCCGTCAGGAGATCCCCCTACCGCGAATCCTTTGCCGCAGCCAGGGCGCCGACCGGAATCCGGCGGTGCAGGATCGTCAAAGGCGCGGCGCTGATCCAGGCACCCGGCTGAGGTCCTGTCGAGATCACGCCTCACCGAGCATCGGGAAGCGGCCCGAGCCGAGCAGGCCGGTAATCGCGTCCATCTTCGCTTGCGGCGCCGCGTAGTCCGGGTGTGCGCGCAGCACCGATGCCGCGTCATGCAGGTGGATCATCTGCTGTTCGGCCTCGGCCGCGGTGCGACCGCCCGCGCTGACCGGATGGTGTGCGAACACCGGTTTGCGCGGGTCGACCCGGCCGAGGGCCACCGCCTTGTCCACTCGGCGCGAGCAGCGGCAGAATGCCGTCGGGTCGACCAGGCCGCAGGTGGCGTTCAGGAACTCGCCCAGCCGTCGCTTCGCTCGCTGCAACCGTTTCCGGTAGGCGGCGGGGGTGATACCGAGGATCCAAGCTGCCTCTGTCGAACTCAGCTCGAATACGTCGCCCAGCACGAAGGCGATCCGTTCGTCGCGTGCCAGACACTGCAACATGCCCTGACTACACGTGAGCCGCACCTCCGCGGTCAGCAACTGCGCCTCCGGTCCCCGGTAGTCCGCGTCCGCCAAGCCGTCGGCCAGCCCTTCCCGGTAAGCGTCCAGGCTCAGCTGGGCTGCCTCCTGCGGGGTCTGCCGTCGCAGGTTCAGCAGGTAGTTGACGCCGATGCGGTAGGCCCAGGTGAGCAGCTTCGCCTCGGCGCGCCAGGTGTGCAGGTGGTCGAGGACGCGCAGCAGGATGTCCTGGGTCGCGTCCTCGGCCTCCGCGGGCCGCCAGACCATGCGCAGGGCCAGCCGGTAGAGCGGGTCCTGCAGCCGGCGCACCACCTGAGCGACCGCGTCCCGGTCGCCCGCGATCGCGCGGGCGACCATGTCCTTCTCCTCTGCCGCGACCAGGTCGTGCTCGGTGCCCATCCGGCCATCATTCGGCCTGCCTCGCGGTTGACGCAAGCAGCCTGGTGCGGGCCCCGCCGGGGTCGTTCGGCGCGGAGCCCGCGTCACGACCGCGCGGCTGCCCCGACCAGAGCGTGCCGGTCCAACCAGTCCGCGACCGCGCGACCGATTTCGTCCGGCCGATCTTCCGGCGCGTGGTGCCCCGCGGGACCGATCGGCGCGACCTCGGCGCTCGCGAAGGTGGTCGCGGCCCAGTCGATCATCTCCGGCGACCCCAAGCCGACGCCGTTATCCAGCGCCATCAGCAATTTCGGCACCTCGGGCGTCGCGGCCGCCCACGCGCCGTATTCGCGCACGATGGCGACCACGTCGGCCGGTTCCCCGCCGAGCGGGAACTCCCTCGGCCATACCAGCAGCGGCTTGCGCGACACCGGGGTCGGATACGGTGCTCGGTAGACGTCATGGTCCTCGACGGCGAGGTCCGCGACGCCCTTCGGCAGGTTGAACTCGATGAAGGTGTTCTCCTCCAGGATCATTCGCTCGCCATCGGCGGACCGGAACTTGCGGAACAGCTCGGCGCCGAGCGGGGGCAGCTCGTCCCAGGCCATCGGCCGCAAGAAGGTCTCGATCAGCGCGATGCCACGCACCCGCCCGGGATGCCCAGCAGCCCAGTGCATGCCGAGCGCGCCACCCCAGTCGTGACCGACCAGGACAACTTGGTCCAGGCCGAGCGCGTCGAACCAGGCGTCCAGGTAGGCGGCATGATCGGTGAAGCGGTAGCCGCTGTCGGGCTTGCCCGACTCCCCCATCCCGATCAGGTCGGGCGCCAACACTCGGGTCCGATCGGCGACGTGCGGAAGCACGTTGCGCCACAGGTACGACGAGGTGGGGTTGCCGTGCAGGAACACCACCGGGGTCGTGCCAGCGCCGGTGTCGCGGTAGTTGAGAAACGAGTCGAGTACTTCGACGGTGGGCATGATGTCGTCCTTCCAGGTTCCGGCTTGCTTGCCTTCACCCGTTTCGACACACGATCAGGGCCACCTGTGACCGGCCGCGAGGTGATGCTCATCACAGTCGTCGACGCGCCGTCGCGACGCGTACATCCGTAGCCATGCAGTAGATAAATAGCGGAAACTGAAGATCATCTGAGAAATCTTCCGGAACATCCGAAC carries:
- a CDS encoding calcium:proton antiporter; its protein translation is MIRVLIARWTVLVPLLALLALAAVWGRSLPGVAVTMVMVALIGAVLAAVHHAEVVARRVGEPFGSLVLAIAVTVIEVGLILALMSSGGDQTATLARDTVFAAVMITCNGILGLALLVGAVRRRVAVFNAEGTGAALATVATLATLSLVLPTFTTSKPGPEFSPAQLAFAAVASLALYGLFVMVQTVRHPGDFLPVEADGVVIEDEHAELPSARAAVISLAMLFVALICVVGLAKVVSPAVESAVESAGLPQSAVGVVIALLVLLPETLAAVRAARRDQVQIGLNLALGSAMASIGLTIPVIAVASIWLDGPLVLGLGATQMVLLALTVVVGGLTVVPGRATLLQGGVHLALFSAFAFLAVSP
- a CDS encoding nitroreductase/quinone reductase family protein, which gives rise to MPNMRDIQHRVVTALQRRVGNPILRTVPSQTLLETTGRVSGQPRITPIGGRKFGNQFWLVSEFGERSQYIRNIKANNHVRLRLHGRWHTGTAHPLPDDDARTRLASLPRANSAAVRLVGTDLLTVRIDLDD
- a CDS encoding phosphate signaling complex PhoU family protein; this encodes MGENLAVRTQFTAELIALTKDLTLMCTLAHDAVERVTDALVDADLTATYEVFALDEQLQKMYGACEARTVVLLALQAPVARDLRHVVTAIQIAGELSRIGWLASRVADQVYQRHPGPVARQPMLDILAAMGKLAAERTALAGWAVAGHQPLSAETPTDPSMETLHQQLHSALRDPTSQPSTDMAIDNALLGHHLERCVDHTARIDRLIRFLDTGVPPTAQPNDDE
- the mmuM gene encoding homocysteine S-methyltransferase, producing MFDPAAGVLISDGGLATELEARGHDLSDALWSARLLVDDPGAIEAVHAAYFQAGADIATTASYQASFEGFAARGLSRAESTRLLRRSVALARAARAAWTDGRRRWVAASVGPYGAALADGSEYRGRYGRSVAELRAWHRPRMEVLADAGADLLALETVPDIDEAEAMVDLVTGIGVPAWLSYTIEGTRTRAGQSLADAFAVAAGSDAIVAIGVNCCAPADVEAAIGLAASTGKPVIAYPNSGEGWDPARHRWTGPAQFAPALAPAWVARGARVIGGCCRVGPAHIARLASELRGTSTATDLGSAGPSPR
- a CDS encoding RNA polymerase sigma factor, with the protein product MGTEHDLVAAEEKDMVARAIAGDRDAVAQVVRRLQDPLYRLALRMVWRPAEAEDATQDILLRVLDHLHTWRAEAKLLTWAYRIGVNYLLNLRRQTPQEAAQLSLDAYREGLADGLADADYRGPEAQLLTAEVRLTCSQGMLQCLARDERIAFVLGDVFELSSTEAAWILGITPAAYRKRLQRAKRRLGEFLNATCGLVDPTAFCRCSRRVDKAVALGRVDPRKPVFAHHPVSAGGRTAAEAEQQMIHLHDAASVLRAHPDYAAPQAKMDAITGLLGSGRFPMLGEA
- a CDS encoding haloalkane dehalogenase — encoded protein: MPTVEVLDSFLNYRDTGAGTTPVVFLHGNPTSSYLWRNVLPHVADRTRVLAPDLIGMGESGKPDSGYRFTDHAAYLDAWFDALGLDQVVLVGHDWGGALGMHWAAGHPGRVRGIALIETFLRPMAWDELPPLGAELFRKFRSADGERMILEENTFIEFNLPKGVADLAVEDHDVYRAPYPTPVSRKPLLVWPREFPLGGEPADVVAIVREYGAWAAATPEVPKLLMALDNGVGLGSPEMIDWAATTFASAEVAPIGPAGHHAPEDRPDEIGRAVADWLDRHALVGAAARS